The Litchfieldia alkalitelluris genome has a window encoding:
- the dnaA gene encoding chromosomal replication initiator protein DnaA, whose amino-acid sequence MENIADLWSKALTEIEKKLSKPSFETWLKSTKAHALQNDTLIITAPNEFARDWLESRYLHLIAETIYDLTGEELSIKFIIPQNQLEEEFEFKAPEKKILKQEDPIELQQNMLNPKYTFDTFVIGSGNRFAHAASLAVAEAPAKAYNPLFIYGGVGLGKTHLMHAIGHYVIDHNPGAKVVYLSSEKFTNEFINSIRDNKAVDFRNKYRSVDVLLIDDIQFLAGKEQTQEEFFHTFNTLHEESKQIVISSDRPPKEIPTLEDRLRSRFEWGLITDITPPDLETRIAILRKKAKAEGLDIPNEVMLYIANQIDTNIRELEGALIRVVAYSSLINKDINADLAAEALKDIIPSSKPRVITIFEIQKMVGQHYSVKLEDFKAKKRTKSVAFPRQIAMYLARELTDFSLPKIGEEFGGRDHTTVIHAHEKISKMLQTDSQLQKQLKEINSLLKG is encoded by the coding sequence TTGGAGAATATTGCTGATTTATGGTCCAAGGCATTGACCGAAATAGAAAAGAAGTTAAGCAAACCAAGCTTTGAAACATGGCTAAAGTCAACTAAAGCCCATGCACTTCAAAATGATACCCTAATTATCACAGCACCTAATGAATTCGCACGTGATTGGCTTGAATCAAGGTACTTACATCTTATCGCCGAGACGATTTATGACTTAACAGGTGAAGAATTAAGTATTAAATTTATTATTCCTCAAAACCAGCTAGAAGAAGAATTTGAATTTAAAGCTCCTGAAAAAAAGATCTTAAAACAAGAAGATCCAATAGAACTGCAGCAAAATATGCTAAATCCAAAATACACATTCGATACCTTTGTTATTGGTTCTGGTAATCGTTTTGCTCATGCTGCTTCTTTAGCCGTGGCGGAAGCTCCAGCAAAAGCATATAATCCTCTCTTTATTTATGGAGGTGTAGGTCTTGGTAAAACTCACTTAATGCACGCAATTGGACATTATGTGATAGACCACAATCCAGGAGCAAAGGTTGTTTATTTATCTTCAGAGAAATTTACAAATGAATTTATCAATTCTATTCGAGATAATAAAGCTGTCGATTTTAGAAATAAATATCGAAGTGTGGATGTCTTACTAATAGATGATATTCAATTCTTAGCAGGTAAAGAACAAACACAAGAAGAATTTTTCCATACTTTTAATACCCTTCACGAAGAAAGCAAGCAAATTGTTATTTCCAGTGATCGACCACCAAAGGAAATTCCTACTTTAGAAGACAGGTTAAGATCGCGCTTTGAATGGGGATTAATTACTGATATTACACCGCCAGATCTGGAGACACGGATTGCTATTTTACGAAAGAAGGCAAAGGCGGAAGGTTTAGATATACCAAATGAAGTCATGCTATATATAGCAAATCAAATTGATACAAATATTCGTGAGTTAGAAGGGGCACTCATTCGTGTAGTCGCCTATTCTTCTTTAATAAATAAAGATATTAATGCAGATTTAGCTGCTGAAGCATTAAAGGATATAATTCCTAGCTCTAAGCCAAGAGTAATTACCATTTTTGAGATCCAAAAAATGGTTGGACAACACTATAGCGTAAAGCTCGAAGATTTTAAAGCAAAAAAACGAACAAAATCAGTCGCTTTTCCTAGACAAATTGCTATGTATTTAGCTCGTGAACTAACAGACTTTTCTCTCCCTAAAATCGGTGAGGAATTTGGTGGAAGAGACCATACCACGGTGATTCACGCACATGAAAAAATATCTAAGATGTTGCAAACTGATTCACAGCTACAAAAACAACTAAAAGAAATAAACTCATTATTAAAAGGTTAA
- the remB gene encoding extracellular matrix regulator RemB: MFIHLGENVIIHSKDVVAILDRDSVVDEFFEKQAGQIVELTKTEYKSVVVTINQIYFSPLSSNTLKKRAQLPLDIDSTLEEDVI, encoded by the coding sequence ATGTTCATTCACTTAGGAGAGAATGTAATCATACATTCAAAAGATGTGGTTGCAATTTTAGACCGCGACTCCGTTGTTGATGAATTTTTTGAAAAACAAGCTGGGCAGATTGTTGAATTAACGAAAACAGAATACAAATCAGTTGTTGTAACGATCAACCAAATTTATTTTTCTCCATTATCTTCAAATACGTTAAAAAAACGTGCACAGCTTCCTTTAGACATAGATTCAACCCTAGAAGAAGATGTTATTTAG
- the recF gene encoding DNA replication/repair protein RecF (All proteins in this family for which functions are known are DNA-binding proteins that assist the filamentation of RecA onto DNA for the initiation of recombination or recombinational repair.), with translation MYIEDIKLTNYRNYPNLSISFENKVNVILGENAQGKTNVMESIYVLAMAKSHRTSNDKDLIRWDEEYGKIEGRLQKRNGPLSLQLVLSKKGKRAKVNQLEQPKLSQYIGSMNIVMFAPEDLNLVKGSPQIRRRFIDMEIGQVSAVYLHDLSQYHKILQQRNHYLKQLQTKKQKDKTMLDVLTYQLIEMATKIVFKRFEFLRLLQNWAEPIHHGISRGLETLKIQYNPSVDVSESIDLSKMIEVYEEKFAKIKEREIERGVTLAGPHRDDLSFFVNGRDVQTFGSQGQQRTTALSLKLAEIELIHSEIREYPILLLDDVLSELDDYRQSHLLNTIQGKVQTFVTTTSVEGINHETLKQAATYNVTAGQMTKLK, from the coding sequence TTGTATATTGAAGATATAAAATTAACTAATTATCGAAATTACCCTAATTTATCCATAAGCTTTGAAAACAAAGTGAATGTGATACTAGGTGAAAATGCTCAAGGTAAGACCAATGTGATGGAATCGATCTATGTTTTAGCTATGGCAAAATCCCATCGAACATCAAATGATAAAGATCTTATTCGTTGGGACGAAGAATATGGTAAAATAGAAGGTAGGCTTCAAAAACGTAATGGTCCTCTTTCTTTACAGCTAGTTTTATCTAAAAAAGGTAAAAGGGCCAAGGTCAATCAGCTAGAACAACCTAAGTTAAGTCAATATATCGGTAGTATGAATATTGTCATGTTCGCACCTGAAGATCTAAATCTAGTAAAAGGTAGTCCGCAAATACGAAGACGATTTATCGATATGGAAATTGGCCAAGTATCTGCTGTGTATTTGCATGACTTAAGTCAGTATCATAAAATTCTTCAGCAGCGTAATCACTATTTAAAGCAGCTCCAAACAAAAAAACAAAAAGATAAAACGATGCTAGATGTACTGACCTATCAATTAATTGAAATGGCTACAAAGATCGTCTTCAAACGTTTCGAGTTTCTTAGACTACTGCAAAATTGGGCTGAACCCATTCATCATGGCATAAGTAGAGGTCTAGAAACGCTTAAAATTCAATATAATCCTTCTGTTGATGTATCAGAAAGTATAGATTTGTCGAAAATGATAGAAGTATATGAAGAAAAGTTTGCTAAAATAAAAGAACGTGAAATTGAACGGGGTGTGACCTTAGCGGGTCCTCATAGAGATGATCTATCATTTTTTGTCAATGGAAGGGATGTACAGACATTTGGATCACAAGGACAACAACGGACAACTGCACTTTCGTTAAAATTAGCAGAAATCGAATTAATCCACTCAGAAATAAGAGAATACCCCATACTTTTACTAGATGATGTTTTGTCTGAATTAGACGATTATAGGCAATCACATTTATTAAATACAATTCAAGGGAAGGTACAAACCTTTGTAACCACCACAAGTGTTGAAGGAATTAATCATGAAACATTAAAGCAAGCAGCTACTTACAACGTTACTGCAGGTCAAATGACAAAGCTAAAATGA
- the dnaN gene encoding DNA polymerase III subunit beta, with translation MKFIILRDHLVQSVQDVMKAVSSRTTIPILTGIKIVATEEGVTLTGSDSDISIESFIPAEEDGSEIVEIKKTGSIVLQARFFSEIVKKLPNDTVEIEVQNQFLTLIRSGRAEFNLNGLDAEEYPQLPQIEESNAFKISTDLLKNMIRQTVFAVSTSETRPILTGVNWSVQNNELTCIATDSHRLALRKAKVESEILDSYNVVIPGKSLTELSKILDDNTELVDIVITENQVLFKTKHLLFFSRLLDGNYPDTTRLIPNESKTEVVVSTKLFLQAIDRASLLAKEGRNNVVKLSTMPDSVIEVSSNSPEIGKVIEEIQSETIDGEELKISFSAKYMMDALKALEGTDIRVNFTGAMRPFIIRPLHDDSILQLILPVRTF, from the coding sequence ATGAAATTTATCATTCTTAGAGATCATCTCGTTCAAAGTGTTCAAGATGTTATGAAAGCAGTATCTTCTAGAACAACTATTCCAATTCTAACTGGTATTAAAATTGTTGCTACTGAAGAAGGAGTTACATTAACTGGTAGTGATTCTGATATTTCTATTGAATCATTTATTCCAGCTGAGGAAGATGGAAGTGAGATTGTTGAAATCAAGAAAACAGGAAGCATCGTGCTTCAAGCACGCTTCTTTAGTGAGATTGTTAAGAAACTACCTAACGATACAGTAGAAATTGAAGTTCAAAATCAATTTTTGACGCTAATTCGATCAGGCAGAGCTGAGTTTAATTTAAATGGTCTAGATGCAGAAGAATATCCTCAATTACCTCAAATTGAAGAAAGTAATGCTTTTAAAATTTCTACTGACTTACTCAAAAATATGATTAGACAAACTGTTTTTGCTGTATCTACATCTGAAACTAGACCTATCTTGACAGGTGTAAACTGGAGCGTTCAAAATAACGAACTAACCTGTATTGCAACAGATAGTCATCGACTTGCTTTGAGAAAAGCAAAGGTTGAATCTGAAATATTGGATAGCTATAATGTCGTTATTCCTGGAAAAAGCCTTACAGAGTTAAGTAAAATCTTAGATGATAATACTGAGTTAGTTGATATTGTCATTACAGAAAACCAAGTTCTCTTTAAAACAAAACATTTATTATTTTTCTCACGTTTATTAGATGGGAATTATCCTGATACAACACGTTTAATTCCAAATGAAAGTAAAACAGAAGTCGTTGTATCTACTAAACTTTTCTTGCAAGCAATTGACCGTGCATCACTACTAGCAAAAGAAGGACGTAACAATGTTGTTAAATTATCAACAATGCCGGATAGTGTTATTGAAGTATCATCAAATTCTCCTGAGATTGGAAAAGTAATTGAAGAAATTCAATCAGAGACAATTGACGGAGAAGAACTAAAAATTTCGTTTAGTGCAAAATATATGATGGATGCACTAAAAGCACTTGAAGGAACTGATATTAGAGTGAATTTTACTGGAGCTATGAGACCATTTATTATCCGTCCACTACATGATGACTCAATTTTACAACTGATTCTTCCAGTAAGAACTTTTTAG
- the yaaA gene encoding S4 domain-containing protein YaaA: MAKEITISTEYITLGQFLKLADVISTGGMAKWFLEEHQIFVNGEAENRRGKKLVDGDVIAIPEFGKFKIKS; this comes from the coding sequence TTGGCTAAAGAAATAACCATTTCCACTGAATATATAACACTAGGACAATTTCTTAAATTAGCAGATGTTATCTCAACAGGTGGGATGGCAAAGTGGTTTTTAGAAGAACATCAAATCTTCGTTAACGGGGAAGCTGAAAACCGACGAGGAAAGAAACTAGTTGATGGAGATGTAATTGCAATACCTGAGTTTGGTAAATTTAAAATTAAATCTTAA